The following coding sequences lie in one Candidatus Eremiobacterota bacterium genomic window:
- a CDS encoding type 1 glutamine amidotransferase, whose product MTHPHPLHGVRVAILVDNGFEQVELTRPREALHAAGATTSIVSPQAVVVRGWNGDEKGEEFQVDFSIADAKPLDFDALLLPGGVWSADSLRTNNKAVLFVHAMQIARKPIAAICHGLWILVETDYVRGRKLTSWPSLRTDIVNAGGNWVNRPVAGDDLLVTSRKPADLPRFNEAMIALFTGVAQGAGAVS is encoded by the coding sequence ATGACGCATCCTCATCCCCTCCATGGCGTTCGCGTGGCAATTCTGGTCGACAATGGCTTCGAGCAGGTCGAACTGACTCGGCCGCGCGAGGCGCTGCATGCCGCCGGTGCGACGACGTCAATTGTCTCCCCGCAAGCGGTGGTCGTCCGAGGCTGGAACGGCGATGAGAAGGGCGAGGAGTTCCAGGTCGATTTCAGCATCGCCGATGCGAAACCGCTGGATTTTGACGCGCTGCTTTTGCCCGGCGGGGTCTGGAGCGCCGACTCGCTGCGGACAAACAACAAAGCGGTGCTTTTCGTGCACGCCATGCAGATCGCACGCAAGCCCATTGCCGCGATCTGCCACGGCCTCTGGATCCTCGTCGAGACCGATTACGTCCGTGGCCGAAAACTGACGTCGTGGCCCTCGCTGCGCACCGACATCGTGAACGCCGGCGGCAACTGGGTCAATCGCCCCGTGGCGGGCGACGATCTCCTGGTGACCAGCCGCAAGCCGGCGGACCTGCCCCGATTTAACGAGGCGATGATCGCGCTCTTCACGGGCGTCGCGCAGGGCGCGGGCGCCGTTTCATAA
- a CDS encoding HAD hydrolase family protein: protein MRYLALVTDYDGTLARGGDVEAATLQALAALRQSNRFLIMVTGRILDDLASIFKKIDLFDAIVAENGAVLYEPAQKKRAVLAPPPPPELAQLLQARGVPLEGVGDVIVATREPHEKTVLDTIRELGLEMQLIFNKGAVMVLPSGVNKASGLDAALKVLKLSAHNAVGVGDAENDHAFLTLCECSAATGNALDSVKAHADIVLEKPNGQGVTSLATSILENDLADVSLEHRRVSFGTASDGAEILIDPYLRGTMLFAGASGHGKSTAASGFVERLMQRGYQVCVVDPEGDYDTLGDAIVLGDAKTIPTLAEVGDVLDNPERSAIVNLLGVQMHDRPAYVDELLPHLFSCRARFGRPHWIVLDEAHHLFPSQRDPDAILPRELYGLLAITTEPNHLAPALLTTVQTVVAVGDDAAATIEKATGATLNDKVSKPSDSHVLLWQAHAPHEAVLAEPWPPQSKKTRHRRKYAEGDLAPEKSFFFQGPDGKLNLRANNLTIFAQIAEGIDDETWSHHLRRGDYAKWFEQAIGDDELAQAAHRAQREPQTSRERILAAIREKYTGPA, encoded by the coding sequence ATGCGGTATTTGGCGCTCGTTACCGACTACGACGGAACGCTTGCGAGGGGAGGCGACGTCGAGGCAGCGACTCTCCAGGCGCTCGCGGCGCTACGCCAGAGCAATCGATTTCTCATTATGGTGACCGGACGAATCCTCGACGACTTGGCGAGCATTTTCAAGAAAATCGACCTTTTCGATGCGATTGTCGCGGAAAATGGCGCCGTTCTCTACGAACCGGCCCAGAAGAAACGGGCGGTGCTGGCACCACCACCGCCGCCGGAGTTGGCACAACTTCTCCAAGCGCGAGGCGTTCCGCTCGAAGGGGTAGGCGACGTCATCGTAGCCACGCGCGAGCCGCACGAAAAGACGGTGTTGGACACAATTCGGGAGTTAGGCTTGGAGATGCAACTCATTTTCAATAAGGGCGCGGTGATGGTGCTCCCCTCCGGGGTCAATAAAGCCAGCGGCCTTGACGCCGCGCTTAAAGTGCTAAAACTCTCCGCGCACAACGCCGTTGGCGTCGGCGACGCGGAGAACGACCACGCGTTTCTTACGCTCTGCGAATGCTCGGCTGCCACCGGCAACGCCCTGGATTCCGTCAAGGCGCATGCCGACATCGTTCTGGAGAAGCCAAACGGCCAAGGTGTCACCAGCCTGGCGACGAGTATCCTCGAGAACGATCTCGCGGACGTGTCACTCGAGCATCGTCGCGTCTCCTTCGGAACGGCGAGTGACGGCGCCGAAATCCTGATCGATCCGTATCTGCGCGGTACGATGCTTTTTGCGGGCGCCTCCGGTCATGGTAAATCGACGGCAGCCTCGGGATTTGTCGAGCGTTTGATGCAGCGGGGATATCAGGTATGCGTCGTCGACCCGGAAGGCGACTACGATACTCTTGGGGATGCGATCGTGCTCGGCGATGCCAAGACGATTCCAACTCTCGCGGAAGTGGGCGACGTCCTCGATAACCCCGAGCGCAGCGCGATCGTCAACCTGCTGGGCGTTCAGATGCACGACCGCCCCGCCTACGTCGACGAGCTACTTCCGCACCTCTTCTCCTGTCGAGCGCGATTCGGTCGCCCGCACTGGATCGTGCTCGATGAAGCGCATCATTTGTTTCCCTCGCAACGCGACCCCGACGCTATCCTGCCCCGCGAACTCTACGGTTTGCTCGCGATTACCACCGAGCCCAATCACCTCGCGCCCGCGCTTCTCACGACGGTACAAACTGTGGTCGCCGTCGGCGACGATGCCGCCGCGACAATCGAAAAGGCAACGGGTGCAACCCTGAACGACAAAGTCTCAAAACCGAGCGATTCGCACGTCTTGCTATGGCAGGCGCATGCACCTCATGAGGCGGTTCTCGCCGAACCGTGGCCGCCACAATCCAAAAAAACGCGTCATCGGCGCAAGTACGCCGAGGGTGATCTCGCGCCGGAAAAGAGCTTCTTCTTTCAAGGGCCGGATGGCAAGCTCAACCTGCGCGCCAATAACCTAACCATTTTCGCACAGATCGCCGAGGGCATTGACGACGAAACGTGGTCGCATCATTTACGCCGGGGCGACTACGCGAAATGGTTCGAGCAAGCTATCGGCGACGACGAGCTGGCCCAGGCCGCGCATCGCGCGCAACGCGAACCGCAAACGAGCCGCGAACGCATTCTCGCCGCGATCAGAGAAAAGTATACCGGTCCGGCTTAA
- a CDS encoding patatin-like phospholipase family protein, with product MIERRSFLFSLAAAGALPAVRSAARAGDSPPIDAALVLSGGGARGAYEAGFIGELAAVAQVPDGSPLPPYGLVCGTSIGALNGWFVATAQYRKLRELWYGISGQDIIALKPQYAALRDPESGLFDRAAAAVSLIELARNQSGILQSKPAYEWIVRNVDPRAPLAMPLVWAVTNLSHQRPEYFFVDPEIRSYERREQIARALRISLGPQTIVREATPEILHRAIFASVAIPIAFDPVMMPGPSGTIDAYCDGGVASNSPVGIAHALAGAADVILLSPPFEPGDPYGDAVEVAFGAFATVQRKLLEVEMRNTYFQSVGKRALRRLEPGELARVTRGNDLLARYVESIPETELRYARPAQALPLGVVAFDDASGIYDAYRRGWEDAARGFTPYDWETFVL from the coding sequence GTGATCGAGCGGCGGAGCTTCTTATTTTCGCTCGCGGCTGCGGGCGCGTTGCCCGCGGTGCGCTCCGCGGCGCGAGCCGGCGATTCGCCGCCGATCGATGCTGCTTTGGTACTGAGCGGCGGCGGGGCCCGCGGCGCGTACGAAGCCGGCTTCATCGGTGAGCTCGCTGCAGTCGCGCAGGTTCCGGATGGCTCCCCCCTCCCGCCATACGGGCTCGTCTGCGGAACCTCGATCGGCGCGCTCAACGGCTGGTTCGTCGCCACTGCGCAGTATCGGAAGCTGCGCGAACTTTGGTACGGGATAAGTGGACAAGACATCATTGCGCTCAAGCCGCAATACGCCGCGCTGCGCGACCCCGAGAGTGGATTGTTCGATCGCGCAGCTGCCGCGGTCAGCCTCATCGAGTTGGCGCGCAATCAGAGCGGAATTCTGCAAAGTAAACCTGCCTATGAATGGATCGTTCGCAACGTCGACCCCCGTGCACCGTTGGCGATGCCGCTCGTCTGGGCGGTGACGAATCTATCGCATCAGCGGCCGGAATACTTTTTCGTCGATCCGGAAATTCGCAGCTACGAGCGGCGCGAGCAGATCGCGCGCGCGTTGCGAATCTCGCTCGGACCGCAAACGATCGTCCGCGAGGCGACGCCGGAAATTCTTCACCGCGCAATCTTTGCCTCAGTTGCGATTCCGATCGCCTTCGATCCGGTGATGATGCCGGGCCCGAGCGGCACCATCGACGCGTATTGCGACGGCGGCGTCGCGAGCAACTCGCCGGTGGGAATTGCGCACGCGCTCGCCGGCGCGGCCGACGTCATCTTGCTCAGCCCGCCGTTCGAACCTGGGGACCCCTATGGCGATGCAGTGGAGGTCGCGTTCGGCGCGTTCGCGACCGTGCAGCGCAAGCTTCTGGAAGTGGAAATGCGCAATACCTACTTCCAATCGGTGGGCAAGCGCGCGTTACGCCGGCTGGAACCGGGCGAGTTGGCGCGGGTGACGCGCGGGAACGACCTGCTGGCCCGCTATGTCGAAAGCATTCCAGAGACCGAACTGCGCTACGCGCGTCCGGCGCAAGCCCTGCCGCTCGGGGTCGTGGCATTCGACGATGCAAGCGGCATCTACGACGCATACCGCCGCGGCTGGGAAGACGCCGCCCGCGGTTTTACGCCGTACGACTGGGAGACGTTTGTTCTCTAG